From the genome of Vicia villosa cultivar HV-30 ecotype Madison, WI linkage group LG2, Vvil1.0, whole genome shotgun sequence, one region includes:
- the LOC131653068 gene encoding uncharacterized protein LOC131653068 codes for MVDMSDMKDGALREIDMDESVFGIEFKSHITIDDLQEIFDQDQLGVSNMQSYIRLLYDRVLRGTALSNRFRFVSSAHCSGMEIVSDPESVRQRLVDRFMSTGNTECLHLWAYNTRPVGAHWLLLAINPIREVVYYLNSVKGEWTNYPAMKEIVDLSIQVFRSQRDAQVSRTKSNNITWIEVQCPIQRNSSDCGYFVLRFMKEIIQANQLEIPPTYLDEFRAAGYSKLKLEEIKEELCQFYIKQFFMQI; via the exons atggttgatatgtccgatatgaaggatggtgctttacgggaaatcgatatggatgaaagtgtcttcggtattgagttcaagtcacatattacaattgacgacttgcaagagatttttgaccaggatcaactaggcgtcagtaatatgcaatcatacatccg gttgttgtatgacagagtgttgcgcgggactgcattgtctaacagattccggttcgtgtcttccgcccattgcagcggaatggaaattgtttcggatccggaatctgttagacagcgcttagtcgatagattcatgtccaccggcaatacagaatgtctgcatctttgggcgtataatacccgaccagtagg agcacactggttgctgcttgctatcaacccgataagggaagtcgtgtattatctgaattcggtaaagggtgaatggaccaattatccggccatgaaggaaatcgttgattt atcaatacaagtattccgtagtcaacgggacgcacaggtatcccggactaaatcaaacaacatcacctggatcgaagtgcag tgtccgatacagcgtaacagttcagactgcggatactttgtattgaggtttatgaaagaaatcattcaggcgaatcaattagagattcctcccacg taccttgacgaattccgtgctgctgggtactcgaagctaaagttagaagaaatcaaagaggaattgtgtcaattttatattaagcaatttttcatgcagatttga